CCACGCCAGACCACGGCCTGATCCTCGTTGGTCATCAACCCGATCGACATCATGGTGACGCCGTGATTACGCATCGGAAGGATGGTCTTGCCGTCCGGGCTGGCCGGGCGACCCGAGACGCCCAGCATTCGCGGCTGTGACGGGCCGTAGACATCCGCGTCCAGTAACCCGACACGCCGTCCTTGCTGCGCCAGGGCGCAGGCGAGATTGGCCGCGACGGTGGATTTGCCCACGCCGCCCTTGCCGCTGGCGATGGCGATGATCCGGGCGATGCCGGGGATGGGCTCCGGTCCTGCCGGCTCGGATTTGCGGGCGCGAAGTTCCGGCGGAGCCTTCTCGGTATGCCCCGTCATGACGATGGACACCCCCGAGACACCGTCTTGAGCCCGCAACGCGGCCTCGGCATTGGTCTTTACGGCCTGATAAGCCTCGGTATGGCGCGGAGGCACCTCGAGGACAAAACGAATCTGGCCCGCCTCGTCGACATTGAGCGCACGCATCACGCCACTGGCGACGATATCGCCGCCTGCGATCGGGTCGGCAACGGATTTCAGGACAGCGAGCACCGCCTCTCGGCTGATCGGCACGGCTTAGTCCTGTCCCTTGATCTCGCCGGATATCTCGTGGCGCATGCCCAGCTCGTCAATGGTGATGACGGCCTTGACGGCAAAACTCTTGCCTGCCGTATCTGCATCGCGCATTGCCTCTTCGATGGCCTGTTGCGAGGTGACGCCGACCTGTTTCAGGAACTTGCGCATCGACATATTCGCATCGTCAGTCATTTGATCTTCCTTTCAGTGATCGCGTCGCTTGCTCAGGTAGTCGTCGG
This region of Paracoccus saliphilus genomic DNA includes:
- a CDS encoding Mrp/NBP35 family ATP-binding protein, translating into MPISREAVLAVLKSVADPIAGGDIVASGVMRALNVDEAGQIRFVLEVPPRHTEAYQAVKTNAEAALRAQDGVSGVSIVMTGHTEKAPPELRARKSEPAGPEPIPGIARIIAIASGKGGVGKSTVAANLACALAQQGRRVGLLDADVYGPSQPRMLGVSGRPASPDGKTILPMRNHGVTMMSIGLMTNEDQAVVWRGPMLMGALQQMLTQVQWGALDILLVDLPPGTGDVQMTLCQKAQVDGAIIVSTPQDVALLDARKGIDMFNQMKVPILGMVENMSTHICSQCGHEEHVFGHGGVASEAAKLNVPLLAEVPLDLQIRLASDGGAPITVSQPDSAQARAFHDIASALVAKEVA
- a CDS encoding DUF6494 family protein is translated as MTDDANMSMRKFLKQVGVTSQQAIEEAMRDADTAGKSFAVKAVITIDELGMRHEISGEIKGQD